The Leptospira sp. WS39.C2 genome contains a region encoding:
- a CDS encoding ABC-F family ATP-binding cassette domain-containing protein — MIQFIQIHQHFGPKVLFEGFSWHIKPGCRVALVGPNGSGKTTLFQMAAGKLKPESGEVIRSKHTVLSLFQQIPEFKPDTSVIETVLDENKLYAEYDTKRKAIESKFETTDHEDPAFETLLHDQSELEEFAHLHDLHGLEARAKKILSGLGFATTDFTRKTKEFSPGYHHRIGLAIALLNPHNLLLLDEPTNHLDDKTKSWLADFLVSQNQAFVLVTHDPEFLNQTVDTIIEINPHGTFEFQGSLEEFFEAKNEIQEKLKVQFEKEETYLKSRMEWVERFRAQATKARQVQSVIKRLEKRDKVDNPEDSFWNQKPDYQFQFVPSSNIILRLEHASFSYPDRNTGEKKTIFENAEIEISAGDKVALVGPNGAGKSTLMRCLLEQHKLDTGKLYYGPKTKLGYFSQTHGEDLDESLNLVETVLKKYPELNEEKARTLLGHFAFPGDGVFKSVKHLSGGEQSRLRLALLVNHPSNCLFLDEPTNHLDIVIREAIKRSLIDFPGSLLIISHDPDFMKGLCNRTFQLSGGELKNLNCSFDDYLKFHKEDELGTNAKDQTPSKAKNEEKKPNPQASKNKRKKLEKEISELEVQIERLEKNKKDKEELLQDPEFFKNRSFQLEMDTYNDIKREITLLTKRWEEATIELEEMGGVI, encoded by the coding sequence TTGATCCAATTCATCCAAATCCACCAACACTTCGGTCCTAAAGTCCTTTTTGAGGGTTTTAGCTGGCACATCAAACCTGGTTGCCGTGTTGCCCTTGTAGGTCCTAACGGCTCAGGCAAAACCACCCTTTTCCAAATGGCTGCAGGGAAACTCAAACCCGAGTCAGGTGAAGTGATTCGTTCAAAACACACTGTTTTATCTCTCTTCCAACAGATCCCAGAATTCAAACCGGATACATCAGTCATCGAAACTGTTCTCGATGAAAACAAATTGTATGCGGAATATGATACCAAACGGAAGGCCATCGAATCCAAGTTTGAAACCACAGACCATGAAGATCCGGCATTTGAAACACTTCTCCACGATCAAAGTGAATTAGAAGAGTTTGCCCACTTACACGACTTACACGGCTTAGAAGCTCGAGCAAAAAAAATCCTATCGGGACTTGGATTTGCCACAACGGACTTCACAAGAAAAACAAAAGAGTTTTCCCCTGGATACCACCACCGCATTGGTCTTGCGATAGCCCTACTCAATCCTCATAATTTATTATTACTGGATGAACCAACAAACCATTTGGATGATAAAACCAAATCTTGGTTAGCTGACTTTTTAGTTTCCCAAAACCAAGCCTTTGTCCTTGTCACTCATGACCCTGAATTTTTAAACCAAACTGTGGATACCATCATTGAAATCAATCCCCATGGAACGTTTGAATTCCAAGGGAGTTTGGAAGAATTTTTTGAAGCCAAAAATGAAATCCAAGAAAAACTAAAAGTCCAATTTGAAAAAGAAGAAACGTATTTAAAATCACGTATGGAATGGGTAGAACGTTTCCGAGCCCAAGCTACAAAAGCAAGACAAGTCCAGTCTGTCATCAAACGTCTGGAAAAACGGGACAAAGTAGACAATCCAGAAGATAGTTTTTGGAACCAAAAACCAGATTACCAATTCCAGTTTGTCCCTTCGAGTAATATCATCCTTCGATTGGAACATGCATCTTTCTCCTATCCAGACCGAAACACTGGTGAGAAAAAAACCATCTTTGAAAATGCTGAGATTGAAATTTCTGCTGGCGACAAAGTGGCGCTCGTGGGTCCTAATGGAGCAGGTAAATCAACCCTCATGCGGTGTTTGTTAGAACAACACAAACTTGATACGGGAAAATTGTACTATGGCCCCAAAACCAAACTTGGTTATTTTTCCCAAACCCACGGGGAAGATTTGGATGAATCACTGAACCTAGTGGAAACTGTCTTAAAAAAATACCCTGAATTGAATGAAGAAAAAGCAAGGACACTCCTTGGGCATTTTGCCTTTCCTGGAGATGGTGTTTTTAAGTCCGTAAAACACCTATCAGGTGGAGAGCAAAGCCGTCTTCGTTTGGCTCTTCTTGTCAACCACCCATCCAATTGTTTATTCTTAGACGAACCTACAAACCACCTGGACATTGTGATCCGTGAAGCCATCAAACGTTCCCTCATCGATTTTCCGGGAAGCCTACTCATCATAAGCCACGACCCCGACTTTATGAAGGGACTTTGTAACCGTACCTTCCAACTCTCTGGTGGCGAATTAAAAAACCTAAATTGTAGTTTTGACGATTACCTCAAATTCCACAAAGAAGATGAATTGGGTACAAATGCGAAGGACCAAACGCCTTCCAAAGCAAAAAATGAAGAAAAAAAGCCCAATCCACAGGCGAGCAAAAACAAACGGAAAAAATTAGAAAAAGAAATATCTGAATTGGAAGTCCAAATAGAGAGACTGGAAAAAAATAAAAAAGACAAAGAAGAACTTTTACAGGACCCAGAGTTCTTTAAAAACAGAAGTTTTCAGTTGGAAATGGACACTTATAACGATATTAAAAGAGAAATCACACTCCTAACCAAACGTTGGGAAGAGGCGACAATAGAACTAGAGGAAATGGGCGGAGTTATATAA
- a CDS encoding YhjD/YihY/BrkB family envelope integrity protein, whose amino-acid sequence MKRIRRFFSEVYLYDVHGLASELSFTFLLTLFPLLVVFVTLLGLLQDPKTINLMTDQIGKFLPAPIFQPIDKSVENLTKVKSYNVIAISIVISFISSLTIFGTISKALRFISRDETQVGFIASQWINFRLLVISLVLLVLYFYLTYGIVSIERMLYRSFHFAFFRNNPYLSVSLIILPYSIGLFTFYYAYITKAKTTLKENLPGAIFASLLVLGMSFGFQFYLKMKNVGVNYSLAYDLISKMVVLMLYTYINSTFFIWGFLWNQVLFDDRKKKSQSKK is encoded by the coding sequence ATGAAACGGATCCGTCGATTTTTTAGTGAAGTGTATTTGTATGATGTCCATGGCCTTGCCTCGGAACTTTCGTTTACCTTTCTTTTGACCCTATTTCCCTTACTGGTTGTATTTGTGACCCTACTTGGGTTACTCCAAGATCCAAAAACCATCAATTTGATGACAGACCAAATTGGAAAATTTTTACCAGCTCCCATTTTCCAACCCATCGACAAAAGTGTAGAAAACCTAACGAAGGTAAAAAGTTATAATGTGATTGCGATAAGCATTGTGATTTCTTTTATTTCGAGTCTCACAATATTTGGAACCATTTCAAAAGCACTTCGTTTCATTTCAAGGGATGAAACACAAGTAGGGTTCATAGCATCCCAGTGGATCAATTTTCGATTACTTGTGATTTCTCTAGTGTTACTTGTTTTGTATTTTTATTTGACGTATGGAATTGTTTCCATTGAACGAATGTTATACCGTTCATTTCATTTTGCCTTTTTTCGAAATAATCCTTATTTATCTGTTTCTCTCATCATTTTGCCATATAGCATTGGTTTGTTTACTTTTTACTATGCCTATATCACAAAAGCAAAAACCACGTTAAAGGAAAATTTACCAGGAGCAATTTTTGCATCCTTACTTGTACTTGGAATGAGTTTTGGATTTCAGTTTTATTTAAAAATGAAAAATGTTGGTGTGAACTATTCTTTGGCTTATGATCTTATCTCAAAAATGGTTGTTCTGATGTTGTATACATACATCAACTCGACATTTTTTATATGGGGTTTTTTATGGAACCAAGTGCTTTTTGATGATCGCAAAAAAAAATCTCAATCTAAAAAATAA
- a CDS encoding sulfite exporter TauE/SafE family protein, which produces MEQSFQIFYEFVWGFWPGILVVFGLGFCVGFLASFLGLGGGFIYTPFFHSFFYLSAVQAVAVSLAQMPVSALSGLYVYYQNKKIRWKQGFLLLSTSIPSAQYTAYAFGRFEDTTLGKQLYYGIPFSEFVYLFVFTIFLGILAVYNLIAALKKRKKYYDLVSKSSLHFIQETKEKPNGLSTQTNSVEINTTEERAEFLITQKSVVIVLLVGVFFGMFSSLFGIGGGFLAVPLFIYYFRMSPVEAVATSFLGIFLTSFGTTMQFFLLGKLHWELALIGSFGGIFGARIGSLKAVNAKPYTILFVTSFFQFLVVGWYLVAKLPKF; this is translated from the coding sequence TTGGAACAAAGTTTTCAAATATTCTATGAATTTGTTTGGGGTTTTTGGCCCGGCATCTTAGTTGTATTTGGATTAGGATTTTGTGTTGGATTTTTAGCCTCCTTCCTTGGGCTTGGGGGAGGTTTTATCTACACACCTTTTTTTCATAGTTTTTTTTATTTATCGGCTGTTCAAGCAGTGGCCGTATCCCTCGCTCAGATGCCTGTTTCAGCTTTGTCAGGTCTCTATGTTTACTATCAAAACAAAAAAATCCGTTGGAAACAAGGGTTTTTATTACTCTCCACATCCATACCATCGGCACAATACACAGCTTATGCGTTTGGAAGATTTGAAGATACAACTCTCGGCAAACAATTGTATTACGGAATTCCTTTTTCGGAATTTGTTTATCTTTTTGTTTTTACAATATTTTTAGGAATCCTTGCTGTTTATAATTTGATCGCAGCGTTGAAAAAAAGAAAAAAATATTATGATTTGGTATCCAAATCTTCATTACATTTCATCCAAGAAACAAAGGAAAAACCGAATGGTTTATCGACACAAACAAATTCAGTAGAAATAAATACAACGGAGGAAAGAGCAGAGTTTCTTATTACTCAAAAATCTGTTGTGATTGTTTTACTTGTAGGTGTTTTTTTTGGAATGTTTTCCTCTTTATTTGGTATAGGTGGAGGATTTTTAGCCGTTCCATTATTTATTTATTATTTTCGAATGAGCCCTGTAGAAGCAGTTGCTACATCATTTCTAGGAATTTTCCTCACGTCGTTTGGAACTACCATGCAATTTTTTTTATTAGGCAAATTACATTGGGAACTTGCTCTTATTGGAAGTTTTGGAGGTATCTTTGGTGCAAGGATTGGTTCTTTAAAAGCAGTGAATGCAAAACCATATACAATTTTGTTTGTGACATCTTTCTTTCAGTTTTTAGTTGTTGGTTGGTATTTAGTCGCCAAACTTCCTAAATTTTGA